One genomic region from Epinephelus moara isolate mb chromosome 8, YSFRI_EMoa_1.0, whole genome shotgun sequence encodes:
- the fgf17 gene encoding fibroblast growth factor 17 isoform X1 — MYGINQRCICISFQFFVLWCHAQGENHPSPNFNQYVRTQGAVTDQLSRRQVRVYQLYSRTSGKHVQIQGKRVTATADDGSMYARLFVETDTFGSRVRIRGAESGCYLCMNRKGKLVGKPNGQSRDCIFTEIVLENNYTAFQNAKYEGWYVAFTRKGRPIKASRTRENQREAHFIKRLHTGPPPFPNMDQSKHFEFIQFPAKRRAKRNRISRTSS; from the exons ATGTATGGAATAAACCAGCGCTGTATTTGCAT ATCGTTTCAATTTTTCGTGCTGTGGTGCCATGCTCAG GGGGAGAATCACCCGTCTCCTAATTTTAACCAGTATGTGAGGACACAGGGCGCAGTGACGGACCAGCTCAGTCGCAGACAGGTCAGGGTTTACCAGCTCTACAGCCGCACCAGCGGGAAACACGTCCAGATTCAGGGCAAAAGGGTCACCGCCACGGCTGACGATGGAAGCATGTACG CTCGTCTTTTTGTTGAGACAGATACTTTTGGCAGTCGAGTGAGAATAAGAGGTGCAGAAAGTGGGTGCTACCTCTGCATGAACCGGAAGGGGAAACTTGTTGGAAAG CCCAATGGCCAAAGTAGGGATTGTATCTTCACAGAGATCGTACTGGAGAACAATTACACAGCCTTCCAGAATGCCAAGTATGAGGGCTGGTATGTGGCTTTTACCAGGAAAGGGAGGCCCATCAAAGCCTCCAGGACGAGGGAGAACCAGAGGGAGGCCCATTTCATCAAACGGCTACACACAGGCCCGCCTCCTTTCCCCAACATGGACCAAAGCAAACACTTTGAGTTCATCCAATTTCCGGCCAAACGTCGAGCAAAGCGGAACAGGATATCACGTACCTCTTCCTAA
- the fgf17 gene encoding fibroblast growth factor 17 isoform X2, giving the protein MYGINQRCICISFQFFVLWCHAQYVRTQGAVTDQLSRRQVRVYQLYSRTSGKHVQIQGKRVTATADDGSMYARLFVETDTFGSRVRIRGAESGCYLCMNRKGKLVGKPNGQSRDCIFTEIVLENNYTAFQNAKYEGWYVAFTRKGRPIKASRTRENQREAHFIKRLHTGPPPFPNMDQSKHFEFIQFPAKRRAKRNRISRTSS; this is encoded by the exons ATGTATGGAATAAACCAGCGCTGTATTTGCAT ATCGTTTCAATTTTTCGTGCTGTGGTGCCATGCTCAG TATGTGAGGACACAGGGCGCAGTGACGGACCAGCTCAGTCGCAGACAGGTCAGGGTTTACCAGCTCTACAGCCGCACCAGCGGGAAACACGTCCAGATTCAGGGCAAAAGGGTCACCGCCACGGCTGACGATGGAAGCATGTACG CTCGTCTTTTTGTTGAGACAGATACTTTTGGCAGTCGAGTGAGAATAAGAGGTGCAGAAAGTGGGTGCTACCTCTGCATGAACCGGAAGGGGAAACTTGTTGGAAAG CCCAATGGCCAAAGTAGGGATTGTATCTTCACAGAGATCGTACTGGAGAACAATTACACAGCCTTCCAGAATGCCAAGTATGAGGGCTGGTATGTGGCTTTTACCAGGAAAGGGAGGCCCATCAAAGCCTCCAGGACGAGGGAGAACCAGAGGGAGGCCCATTTCATCAAACGGCTACACACAGGCCCGCCTCCTTTCCCCAACATGGACCAAAGCAAACACTTTGAGTTCATCCAATTTCCGGCCAAACGTCGAGCAAAGCGGAACAGGATATCACGTACCTCTTCCTAA